The following coding sequences lie in one Corynebacterium anserum genomic window:
- the metK gene encoding methionine adenosyltransferase, whose product MSLRLFTSESVTEGHPDKICDAISDSILDALLARDPESRVAVETVVTTGLVHVVGEVRTEAYVEIPQIVRNTLTKIGFTSSDMGFDGRTCGVSVSIGEQSPEIGAGVDTAIEHREGDATALDADDQLGAGDQGLMFGYATNETPEYMPLPISLAHRLARRLTQVRNDNIVPGLRPDGKTQVTFAYDDNGKPVKLDTVVISTQHDESWVGEAQRNSLAAALKRHVLDHCVAEAGIGHLVGADVNLLVNPSGSFVLGGPMGDAGLTGRKIIVDTYGGMARHGGGAFSGKDPSKVDRSGAYAMRWVAKNIVAAGLADRAEVQVAYAIGRANPVGLYVDTHGTAADGLTDEDIQKAVLDVFDLRPNAILRELDLKRPIYAQTAAYGHFGRSDVELPWENTDRVEALKAAAGR is encoded by the coding sequence TTGTCCCTGCGACTGTTTACCAGCGAGTCCGTCACCGAGGGTCATCCAGACAAAATCTGCGACGCGATTTCGGACTCCATTCTGGATGCATTGCTGGCACGCGACCCAGAGTCCCGCGTAGCAGTGGAGACTGTCGTAACCACCGGCCTCGTCCACGTTGTGGGCGAGGTACGTACCGAGGCATACGTGGAGATCCCACAAATCGTTCGGAATACACTGACCAAAATCGGCTTTACTAGCTCAGATATGGGCTTCGATGGCAGAACCTGCGGGGTATCCGTGTCCATCGGCGAGCAATCTCCAGAAATTGGAGCCGGGGTTGATACGGCCATCGAGCACCGTGAAGGTGACGCAACCGCCCTCGATGCCGATGATCAATTGGGAGCGGGTGACCAAGGGCTCATGTTTGGATATGCCACCAATGAAACACCGGAGTACATGCCGCTGCCCATATCATTGGCTCATCGCTTGGCACGCCGGCTCACGCAAGTCCGTAATGACAACATTGTTCCTGGTCTACGCCCGGATGGGAAAACCCAGGTCACATTCGCTTATGACGACAACGGCAAGCCCGTCAAACTGGATACCGTCGTTATTTCCACCCAGCACGATGAATCATGGGTCGGTGAAGCACAGCGTAACTCCTTGGCTGCTGCTTTGAAACGTCACGTCCTGGATCATTGTGTCGCAGAAGCCGGGATCGGCCATCTGGTGGGTGCAGACGTGAACCTTCTAGTTAATCCTTCCGGATCCTTCGTACTCGGCGGCCCGATGGGCGACGCCGGCTTGACCGGCCGCAAGATTATTGTGGATACCTACGGCGGTATGGCACGCCACGGTGGCGGAGCCTTCTCCGGTAAGGATCCATCGAAGGTCGACCGCTCGGGAGCCTATGCCATGCGATGGGTGGCAAAAAACATCGTTGCTGCCGGGTTGGCTGATCGCGCCGAAGTACAGGTCGCATATGCCATCGGGCGGGCCAATCCGGTGGGCTTGTACGTTGACACCCACGGCACCGCCGCGGACGGGTTGACCGATGAAGATATTCAAAAGGCCGTGCTTGACGTCTTTGACTTGCGCCCTAACGCGATTCTGCGCGAACTTGATCTCAAACGTCCCATCTACGCCCAAACCGCAGCTTACGGACACTTTGGCCGTAGCGACGTGGAACTTCCGTGGGAAAACACCGATCGTGTAGAGGCGTTGAAAGCTGCAGCCGGCCGTTAA
- the coaBC gene encoding bifunctional phosphopantothenoylcysteine decarboxylase/phosphopantothenate--cysteine ligase CoaBC, with protein MDNVPLRVVIGVGGGIAAYKACHLVRYFKEAGHVVHVIPTHSALNFVGAATFEALSGNPVSTDVFDRVDEVQHVRLGQQADLIVIAPATADLLSRLATGRADDLLTSSCLVATCPVVVAPAMHTEMWEHPATQANVNTLRHRGTVVLEPAHGRLTGHDTGSGRLPDPEHIGSLALAVARCGRDIFPQSLKGKKVVISAGGTVEPLDPVRFLSNSSSGRQGFALADVAAQRGADVVIVKAHTEQLSLPSGARIIPVKSAVDLHNAMDEHAEDADIIIMAAAVADYRPTQVAASKMKKGMNDSALTRIDLTQNPDVLAGLVNRRRRGELKEGVIIVGFAAETGDAEHTPLEHGVDKLSRKGCDMLMCNAVGDGKVFGQDDNEGWILVSQPEDQPPLISEVNASAKIDVAIQIWDCVETLMFAE; from the coding sequence ATGGATAATGTGCCGCTCCGCGTTGTCATCGGCGTTGGGGGCGGCATTGCTGCGTATAAGGCCTGCCACCTTGTCCGTTATTTCAAGGAGGCCGGCCACGTCGTTCACGTTATCCCAACACACAGCGCCCTCAACTTCGTCGGTGCCGCTACCTTCGAGGCGCTGTCTGGGAATCCGGTGTCCACAGATGTTTTTGACCGAGTGGATGAGGTGCAACACGTGCGCCTTGGCCAGCAAGCAGATCTTATCGTTATAGCTCCGGCAACAGCCGATCTTCTTTCCCGTCTTGCGACGGGCCGGGCTGATGACCTATTAACGTCAAGCTGTCTGGTTGCCACCTGTCCAGTTGTAGTGGCTCCTGCAATGCACACCGAAATGTGGGAACATCCGGCAACTCAAGCAAATGTGAATACCCTGCGCCATCGGGGAACCGTGGTTCTTGAGCCTGCACATGGCCGGCTCACTGGTCATGATACGGGATCTGGACGGCTTCCGGATCCGGAGCACATCGGATCTTTAGCGCTGGCCGTTGCTCGCTGTGGTCGGGATATCTTTCCGCAGTCTCTCAAGGGTAAAAAGGTGGTTATTTCCGCTGGCGGTACCGTAGAACCTTTGGATCCCGTGCGTTTTCTTTCCAATTCCTCCAGTGGCCGCCAAGGTTTTGCTTTGGCCGATGTCGCCGCCCAGCGCGGCGCCGATGTGGTCATCGTCAAGGCGCATACAGAACAGCTCTCTCTCCCTTCCGGCGCGAGAATTATTCCGGTGAAAAGCGCGGTGGATCTGCACAATGCCATGGATGAGCATGCGGAGGATGCGGATATCATCATCATGGCTGCGGCTGTGGCGGATTATCGACCCACTCAAGTCGCTGCGTCGAAAATGAAGAAGGGGATGAACGACTCAGCCCTGACGCGTATAGATTTAACCCAAAACCCCGATGTGCTTGCTGGGCTGGTGAATAGACGGAGGCGGGGAGAGCTGAAAGAGGGCGTGATTATCGTTGGCTTTGCTGCCGAAACGGGGGATGCGGAACATACTCCTCTAGAACATGGGGTGGACAAATTGTCTCGCAAGGGCTGTGACATGCTGATGTGCAACGCAGTGGGTGATGGCAAGGTGTTTGGCCAGGATGACAATGAAGGGTGGATCCTTGTTTCACAACCTGAGGATCAACCTCCGCTGATATCGGAAGTCAACGCTAGTGCAAAGATAGATGTGGCTATCCAGATTTGGGATTGCGTGGAAACGCTGATGTTTGCTGAATAA
- the rpoZ gene encoding DNA-directed RNA polymerase subunit omega — protein sequence MDNQDVNSNEKVFDTPVGITNPPIDELLTKVSSKYALVIFAAKRARQINDYFQTIDDGVFEFVGPLVTPDVHEKPLSIALREINRDLLEHTEG from the coding sequence GTGGACAACCAGGACGTGAATTCGAACGAGAAGGTGTTCGATACTCCTGTTGGCATCACTAACCCTCCGATCGATGAGCTCCTGACTAAGGTGTCCTCTAAGTACGCTTTGGTTATCTTCGCAGCCAAGAGGGCTCGTCAGATCAACGACTATTTCCAGACCATCGATGATGGTGTCTTCGAGTTCGTAGGGCCGCTGGTTACTCCAGACGTCCACGAAAAACCTCTGTCCATCGCGCTACGTGAGATCAACCGCGATCTGTTGGAACACACAGAGGGATAA
- the gmk gene encoding guanylate kinase, protein MANDTSEDRVVVLAGPSAVGKSTVVARLKEDVPDLFFSVSMTTRDPRPGEVHGRDYIYVSRDEFLEAIAANEMLEWAEIHGGLQLSGTPREPVEQAIAEGRPVLIEVDLEGARNIKKLRPDVELVFLAPPSWEVLVERLTGRGTETQDVIERRLATAEVEMAAQHEFDQVVVNDDLDKAIAQITGILEGN, encoded by the coding sequence GTGGCCAACGACACATCTGAGGACCGCGTCGTTGTTCTCGCCGGTCCGTCCGCGGTGGGTAAATCCACTGTGGTCGCCCGTCTTAAGGAAGATGTCCCGGATCTTTTCTTCAGTGTGTCCATGACTACGCGTGATCCACGTCCAGGTGAAGTCCACGGTCGTGACTACATCTACGTGTCGCGCGATGAGTTCCTCGAGGCTATTGCAGCCAATGAGATGCTCGAATGGGCAGAAATCCACGGTGGACTGCAGCTTTCTGGGACGCCGCGCGAACCAGTGGAGCAGGCTATTGCCGAGGGACGTCCAGTGCTGATCGAGGTGGATCTCGAGGGTGCCCGCAATATTAAGAAGCTACGGCCGGATGTGGAACTTGTGTTTCTTGCGCCGCCATCGTGGGAGGTACTCGTCGAGCGTCTCACTGGTCGAGGCACTGAAACCCAGGATGTGATCGAACGCCGTCTGGCCACTGCTGAAGTTGAGATGGCGGCACAACACGAGTTCGATCAGGTAGTGGTCAATGACGATCTCGACAAGGCCATTGCCCAAATCACCGGTATTCTCGAGGGCAATTAA
- the mihF gene encoding integration host factor, actinobacterial type, with the protein MALPQLTPEQRAEALKKAAEARKARAELREKLKRGGTDLKQVLKDAETDETLAKMKVSALLVSLPKVGKVKAEEIMSQLQIAENRRLRGLGDRQRRALLEHFGFED; encoded by the coding sequence GTGGCACTTCCCCAGTTGACCCCGGAGCAGCGCGCAGAAGCACTGAAGAAGGCTGCAGAGGCTCGTAAGGCACGCGCAGAGCTGCGCGAGAAGCTGAAGCGTGGCGGCACCGACCTGAAGCAGGTGCTGAAGGATGCCGAGACTGATGAAACCCTCGCAAAGATGAAGGTTTCTGCTCTACTGGTTTCCCTGCCAAAGGTTGGCAAGGTCAAGGCTGAAGAGATTATGAGCCAGCTTCAGATCGCTGAAAACCGTCGTCTCCGTGGCTTGGGCGACCGTCAGCGTCGCGCTCTGCTTGAGCACTTCGGTTTCGAGGACTAA
- the pyrF gene encoding orotidine-5'-phosphate decarboxylase → MSRPNNSVAEATFGERFLARAEEFGQVCVGMDPHERIMQSWGLEASVDGLKAFSRICVEAFEDTACVVKPQVAFYESYGSAGFAVLEDSIAALRARGVLVVADAKRGDIGSTMAGYASAWLDDSSPLVSDAVTVSPWLGFGSLEPVFDMAESTGRGAIVLAATSNPEAPGVQLSRTLDAHGELGQKTLAQTIVDAVAERNSRHSGPGNLGVVVGATVQQPPALEQVGGMILMPGVGAQGGTMDDVRRITGTAFSLVSPNVSRSVLTRGPNTDDLRKALRATTADMLK, encoded by the coding sequence ATGTCCCGGCCGAACAACTCGGTGGCCGAAGCAACTTTCGGTGAGCGGTTTCTAGCACGTGCCGAGGAGTTCGGCCAGGTGTGCGTGGGCATGGATCCCCACGAGCGGATTATGCAATCATGGGGGCTTGAGGCGTCAGTTGATGGGTTGAAAGCATTTTCTCGCATCTGTGTGGAAGCTTTTGAGGATACAGCGTGCGTAGTTAAGCCCCAGGTGGCGTTCTATGAATCGTATGGTTCCGCGGGCTTTGCAGTACTCGAGGACTCCATTGCGGCGTTACGCGCTCGTGGAGTGTTGGTGGTCGCAGACGCAAAACGTGGGGATATTGGGTCGACGATGGCAGGATATGCTTCCGCCTGGTTGGATGACTCTTCACCTCTTGTCTCCGACGCAGTAACTGTCTCTCCATGGCTTGGTTTCGGTTCTCTGGAGCCAGTATTTGACATGGCTGAGAGTACGGGTAGGGGAGCCATCGTTCTAGCCGCCACGTCAAATCCGGAAGCTCCTGGTGTGCAGCTGAGCCGAACGCTAGATGCCCATGGCGAGTTAGGGCAGAAAACGCTAGCTCAAACCATCGTCGATGCCGTGGCTGAAAGAAACTCACGCCACAGCGGTCCGGGGAATCTGGGAGTAGTGGTAGGGGCCACAGTGCAGCAACCACCTGCATTAGAGCAGGTGGGAGGCATGATTCTCATGCCCGGTGTGGGTGCCCAAGGCGGAACGATGGACGATGTACGGCGCATTACAGGCACAGCATTCTCGTTGGTAAGCCCCAATGTATCGCGCAGTGTACTAACCCGGGGGCCAAACACGGACGACCTTCGCAAGGCTTTACGCGCCACAACTGCGGATATGTTGAAATAG
- the carB gene encoding carbamoyl-phosphate synthase large subunit has product MPRREDIKHVLVIGSGPIVIGQACEFDYSGTQACRVLKEEGLRVTLINSNPATIMTDPEFADHTYIEPIQPHYIEKIFAKEEQAGHKVDAVLATLGGQTALNAAIQLDRLGILDKYGVELIGADIAAIERGEDRQKFKDIVAKIGGDSARSRVCHNMDEVHETVAELGLPVVVRPSFTMGGLGSGLAFTEEDLERIAGDGLAASPEANVLIEESILGWKEFELELMRDSKDNVVVVCSIENVDALGVHTGDSVTVAPSMTLTDREFQTMRDQGIAILREVGVDTGGCNIQFAINPNDGRIITIEMNPRVSRSSALASKATGFPIAKLAAKLAIGYTLDEVRNDITQVTPAAFEPTLDYVIVKAPRFAFEKFPGADDTLTTTMKSVGEAMAIGRNYITSLNKVMRSLETKQAGFWTQSDETFAGERAQDKDAVLKDLAVPTEGRMYDVELALRLGATVEEVYEASKIDPWFLEEVKALVEFREELVEAPVLSEDLLREAKYYGLSDRQIAALRPELAGEDGVRALRWSLGVRPVFKTVDTCAAEFEAKTPYHYSSYELDPEAESEVTPQKDKKKVLILGSGPNRIGQGIEFDYSCVHAALELSRVGYETVMINCNPETVSTDYDTADRLYFEPLTFEDVMEVYHAEAESGEIAGVIVQLGGQTPLGLAQRLADAGVPVVGTSPEAINLAEDRGEFGKVLEKAQLPAPAYGTATSFEEARGVAAEIGYPVLVRPSYVLGGRGMEIVYDEDSLSDYIARATEITEDHPVLVDRFLDSAIEIDVDALCDGEEVYLAGVMEHIEEAGIHSGDSACALPPMTLGPEDIENVRRSTKALAHGIGVRGLMNVQFALKDDILNVIEANPRASRTVPFVSKSTGVALAKAASRIMLGESIAALKAEGMLPHDRDGGSLPLDHPIAVKEAVMPFNRFRSPEGKVLDSLLSPEMKSTGEVMGLDSDFGTAFAKSQEGAFGKLPTKGNVFVSVANRDKRTLMMPILRLAELGFKLYATSGTAQMLRRNGVECETVAKLSQVDESTGKAERTVVDLINDGEIDFILNTPAGSAGSRHDGYDIRAAAVNMSVPAVTTVQGCNAAVQGIAALQKAETTVTPIQEVEH; this is encoded by the coding sequence ATGCCACGTCGCGAAGACATCAAGCACGTACTCGTCATCGGTTCTGGCCCCATCGTTATCGGCCAGGCATGCGAGTTTGACTACTCCGGCACACAAGCGTGCCGTGTGCTCAAAGAAGAGGGTCTGCGAGTGACCCTCATCAACTCCAACCCGGCAACGATCATGACCGATCCGGAGTTCGCAGATCACACCTACATCGAGCCGATCCAACCTCATTACATCGAGAAGATTTTCGCCAAAGAAGAACAAGCTGGTCACAAAGTCGATGCGGTGCTCGCCACTCTTGGTGGGCAGACTGCTCTCAACGCGGCAATTCAACTAGACCGTCTCGGCATTCTGGATAAGTACGGCGTGGAACTCATCGGTGCCGATATCGCGGCTATTGAACGCGGTGAAGATCGCCAAAAGTTTAAAGATATCGTAGCCAAGATCGGTGGCGATTCCGCTCGCTCTCGCGTATGCCACAACATGGACGAGGTTCATGAGACCGTCGCTGAGCTCGGCCTGCCCGTCGTGGTTCGCCCGTCATTTACTATGGGCGGTTTGGGTTCCGGCCTAGCTTTCACAGAGGAGGATCTGGAGCGCATTGCCGGTGACGGTTTGGCTGCATCCCCTGAAGCGAACGTGCTGATCGAGGAGTCAATCCTGGGGTGGAAGGAATTTGAGCTTGAGCTCATGCGCGACAGCAAAGACAACGTTGTTGTTGTGTGCTCGATCGAAAACGTCGACGCTCTGGGCGTTCATACCGGTGATTCCGTAACTGTAGCGCCGTCAATGACTTTGACCGACCGTGAATTCCAGACGATGCGTGACCAGGGCATCGCCATTTTGCGCGAAGTCGGAGTGGACACGGGCGGCTGTAACATTCAATTCGCTATCAACCCTAACGACGGGCGAATCATCACCATTGAGATGAATCCCCGCGTGTCCCGTTCTTCGGCATTGGCCTCGAAGGCAACAGGTTTCCCCATCGCGAAACTCGCAGCCAAATTAGCTATTGGCTACACGCTGGATGAAGTCCGCAATGACATAACTCAGGTCACCCCGGCTGCCTTTGAACCCACACTCGACTATGTCATCGTCAAAGCGCCACGCTTCGCTTTTGAGAAATTCCCCGGCGCCGATGACACCTTGACCACGACGATGAAGTCAGTGGGTGAGGCGATGGCCATTGGCCGCAACTACATCACCAGTTTGAATAAGGTCATGCGGTCTCTCGAGACAAAGCAGGCAGGTTTTTGGACCCAGAGTGACGAGACATTTGCCGGCGAGCGAGCCCAAGATAAGGACGCCGTTCTTAAGGATCTCGCTGTTCCAACCGAAGGCCGTATGTACGATGTTGAACTTGCTTTGCGTCTCGGCGCCACGGTGGAAGAGGTCTACGAAGCGTCGAAGATCGATCCTTGGTTCTTGGAAGAAGTAAAGGCGTTGGTCGAGTTCCGGGAAGAACTGGTCGAAGCCCCGGTACTTTCCGAGGATCTGTTGCGCGAGGCAAAGTACTATGGCTTGTCCGACCGGCAGATTGCCGCTTTGCGTCCAGAGTTAGCTGGCGAGGACGGCGTCCGAGCTTTGCGCTGGTCACTAGGCGTGCGTCCAGTCTTTAAGACCGTGGATACCTGCGCTGCAGAGTTCGAGGCGAAAACCCCGTATCACTACAGCTCCTATGAGCTAGATCCTGAAGCCGAGTCTGAGGTGACGCCTCAGAAAGATAAGAAAAAGGTTCTTATTCTCGGCTCTGGTCCTAACCGCATTGGGCAAGGTATTGAGTTTGACTACTCCTGTGTGCACGCCGCCTTGGAACTCTCCCGCGTGGGCTACGAGACTGTCATGATTAACTGCAACCCGGAGACTGTCTCGACCGACTACGACACGGCCGATCGCTTGTATTTCGAGCCATTGACGTTCGAGGATGTCATGGAGGTCTACCATGCAGAAGCGGAGTCCGGAGAGATCGCCGGTGTGATTGTGCAGCTGGGTGGCCAGACTCCTTTGGGCTTAGCACAACGCTTGGCAGATGCCGGTGTACCTGTTGTCGGTACGTCCCCTGAAGCGATTAACCTCGCCGAGGATCGTGGCGAGTTCGGCAAGGTGTTGGAAAAGGCACAGTTGCCGGCACCTGCCTACGGCACGGCTACATCCTTCGAGGAAGCTCGGGGTGTTGCTGCAGAAATCGGGTACCCGGTATTAGTTCGCCCTTCCTACGTGTTGGGTGGCCGTGGCATGGAGATTGTTTATGACGAGGATTCCTTGTCTGACTACATTGCCCGCGCCACTGAGATCACGGAAGATCACCCAGTGCTTGTGGATCGTTTCTTGGATTCTGCGATCGAAATCGATGTCGATGCTCTCTGCGACGGTGAAGAGGTGTACCTGGCGGGAGTGATGGAGCACATCGAGGAAGCTGGTATTCACTCTGGTGACTCCGCTTGCGCGCTCCCGCCGATGACTCTTGGTCCTGAGGACATCGAGAACGTCCGCCGTTCCACCAAGGCGCTGGCGCACGGAATTGGTGTGAGGGGGCTTATGAATGTTCAATTCGCCTTGAAGGATGACATCCTCAATGTCATTGAGGCGAATCCTCGCGCATCCCGTACGGTTCCTTTCGTTTCGAAGTCCACCGGTGTGGCTTTGGCGAAAGCTGCTTCTCGTATCATGCTTGGGGAATCGATCGCTGCGCTTAAGGCTGAAGGCATGCTTCCTCACGACCGGGATGGCGGATCTCTGCCGTTGGATCATCCGATCGCGGTGAAAGAAGCAGTGATGCCATTCAACCGTTTCCGCAGCCCGGAGGGTAAAGTTTTGGACTCCTTGCTGAGTCCGGAAATGAAGTCGACCGGTGAAGTCATGGGTCTCGACAGCGACTTCGGTACGGCGTTTGCGAAGTCACAGGAAGGTGCATTCGGCAAGTTGCCGACGAAGGGGAATGTTTTCGTCTCCGTGGCGAACCGTGACAAGCGCACATTGATGATGCCTATCTTGCGTCTGGCTGAGCTGGGCTTCAAACTCTACGCCACCTCCGGTACAGCCCAGATGCTGCGTCGGAACGGGGTGGAATGCGAGACGGTTGCCAAGCTATCTCAGGTAGACGAATCGACCGGCAAGGCCGAACGCACCGTTGTGGACCTCATCAACGATGGAGAAATCGATTTCATTCTCAACACCCCAGCCGGATCTGCTGGTTCTCGTCACGATGGTTACGATATCCGGGCAGCTGCTGTAAATATGAGCGTGCCGGCAGTAACTACCGTCCAGGGATGCAATGCGGCCGTGCAGGGTATCGCGGCTCTTCAGAAAGCAGAAACCACGGTCACCCCGATTCAGGAGGTTGAGCACTGA
- the carA gene encoding glutamine-hydrolyzing carbamoyl-phosphate synthase small subunit encodes MTRTPAALVLADGRIFRGRAFGAQGTSLGEAVFTTAMTGYQETMTDPSYHRQIVVATAPQIGNTGWNDEDSESRGDRIWVAGLVIRDLSRTVSNWRAKRSLEDEMKAQGIIGIQGVDTRAIVRHLRDRGSVSAGLFTGDDVTSDDEMVAKVKEQPSMKGSDLAGDVSTDDVYVIEPDGDLKYTVIAYDMGIKTNTPREFAQRGVRTVVVPSDTSFDTVQELMKEYDAQGVFVSNGPGDPATADVTINEIKKVLDAKIPFFGICFGNQILGRALGMDTYKLKFGHRGINVPVLDHTTGKIDITAQNHGFALKGEPGEEFSTPFGPAVVTHTCLNDDVVEGVALKDGSAFSVQYHPESAAGPHDANPLFDRFVSQLAQAKQSAK; translated from the coding sequence ATGACCCGCACCCCGGCAGCCCTCGTACTGGCTGATGGACGTATTTTCCGTGGTCGAGCATTCGGCGCTCAGGGCACCAGCCTTGGCGAAGCAGTGTTCACCACCGCAATGACCGGCTACCAGGAGACGATGACCGATCCGAGTTATCACCGCCAGATTGTGGTGGCCACCGCCCCCCAGATTGGCAATACCGGCTGGAATGATGAAGATTCCGAATCGCGGGGCGATAGAATTTGGGTCGCCGGCCTCGTTATCCGCGATCTTTCACGCACCGTTTCCAACTGGCGTGCTAAGCGTTCGCTCGAAGATGAGATGAAGGCTCAAGGAATTATCGGAATTCAAGGGGTGGACACTCGCGCCATTGTTCGGCATTTGCGCGATCGTGGATCCGTCTCCGCCGGGCTATTTACCGGTGATGATGTCACCTCCGACGACGAGATGGTGGCGAAAGTTAAAGAACAGCCTTCCATGAAGGGCTCAGACCTTGCAGGTGATGTATCTACCGATGACGTGTACGTCATAGAACCCGACGGCGACCTTAAATACACCGTGATTGCCTATGACATGGGGATCAAGACCAATACCCCACGTGAGTTCGCTCAACGGGGCGTGCGCACCGTGGTGGTTCCTTCCGATACGTCTTTTGACACGGTGCAGGAATTGATGAAGGAGTACGACGCGCAAGGGGTGTTTGTCTCAAATGGCCCGGGAGATCCTGCCACCGCCGATGTAACAATCAACGAGATCAAGAAGGTTCTCGACGCCAAAATCCCGTTCTTCGGCATTTGCTTTGGGAATCAGATCTTAGGCCGTGCATTGGGTATGGATACCTATAAGCTCAAGTTTGGTCACCGGGGTATTAACGTGCCAGTTCTCGATCACACTACCGGCAAGATCGATATCACGGCCCAGAATCACGGTTTTGCGCTTAAGGGCGAGCCAGGGGAGGAGTTTTCCACGCCTTTCGGTCCGGCAGTGGTGACCCATACATGCCTAAATGACGACGTTGTGGAGGGCGTTGCACTCAAGGATGGCTCCGCGTTTTCCGTTCAATATCACCCAGAATCAGCAGCTGGTCCCCATGATGCCAATCCGCTATTCGACCGTTTCGTTTCCCAGCTAGCACAAGCGAAACAGTCGGCTAAGTAG
- a CDS encoding dihydroorotase: protein MTTNTQASPTQKGSSVTSTADTNYPASGPLAAHPTGVDNEVLLRDVLIYGEGEPQDVLIRDGVIDSIGNELTTQGEVIELPGQILLPGLVDMHVHLREPGREDTETVATGSAAAAQGGFTAVFTMANTAPVMDNPSIAESVWFKGQNVNLCDVHPVGSISRDLAGKELTEFGMMAASDAKVRMFSDDGKCVDDPRLMRRAIEYAKGLDVLLAQHCEEPRLTEGAVAHEGAHAARLGLRGWPRVAEESIVARDAIMARDYGGRLHVCHASTEGTVDLLRWAKAKNIPLTAEVTPHHLILTDERLETYDGVNRVNPPLREARDVEALRQALIEGVIDCVATDHAPHGSEEKCCEFDKARPGMLGLETSLALIAQIFVLNGDQDWRFVARVMSERPAQITKLPGHGRPIAVGEPANLCVVDTTKSWVARGEQMASKARNTPYEGMDMPVKVSTTILRGKVTCRDGNAVTSAMSPSNA from the coding sequence ATGACTACGAACACCCAGGCTTCACCTACACAGAAGGGATCATCCGTGACTTCCACTGCGGATACTAACTATCCAGCATCCGGACCTCTCGCTGCTCATCCAACCGGTGTCGATAACGAAGTACTCTTGCGTGACGTTTTGATCTACGGCGAAGGCGAGCCGCAAGATGTGCTGATACGCGATGGTGTGATCGACTCCATCGGTAATGAGCTCACAACACAGGGAGAAGTTATCGAACTTCCTGGCCAGATCTTGTTGCCTGGACTTGTTGACATGCACGTACACTTGCGTGAGCCTGGCCGAGAAGATACGGAAACTGTCGCCACCGGCTCAGCTGCGGCGGCGCAGGGCGGATTTACTGCAGTATTCACCATGGCCAACACTGCTCCTGTCATGGACAATCCGTCCATCGCGGAGAGCGTGTGGTTCAAGGGGCAAAATGTCAATCTCTGTGATGTGCACCCTGTCGGCTCTATCTCTCGGGATTTGGCTGGCAAGGAGCTTACGGAGTTCGGCATGATGGCCGCTTCCGATGCCAAAGTGCGCATGTTCTCCGACGATGGTAAATGCGTGGATGACCCTCGTCTCATGCGGCGTGCGATTGAATACGCTAAGGGCCTAGATGTCCTCCTCGCTCAGCATTGCGAAGAACCGCGACTGACCGAAGGTGCCGTTGCCCATGAGGGTGCTCATGCCGCTCGTCTTGGGCTGCGGGGATGGCCACGTGTGGCCGAGGAATCCATCGTTGCTCGCGATGCGATCATGGCTCGAGACTACGGTGGGCGTCTGCATGTCTGCCACGCATCCACAGAAGGTACCGTTGATCTGCTGCGGTGGGCTAAAGCGAAAAACATTCCACTGACGGCCGAAGTAACACCGCACCACCTCATCCTGACCGATGAACGCCTTGAGACGTACGACGGCGTCAATAGGGTCAACCCCCCGCTACGCGAAGCACGTGATGTCGAAGCTCTGCGACAGGCACTCATCGAGGGCGTGATCGACTGCGTTGCAACCGATCATGCGCCCCATGGCTCGGAGGAAAAGTGCTGCGAGTTCGATAAAGCTCGTCCGGGCATGCTGGGTTTGGAAACATCATTGGCGCTTATCGCCCAGATCTTCGTGCTTAATGGAGACCAGGACTGGCGTTTCGTGGCACGGGTCATGTCTGAGCGGCCGGCGCAGATCACTAAGCTGCCTGGCCATGGTCGTCCAATCGCCGTCGGTGAACCCGCTAACCTGTGTGTCGTGGACACGACGAAGTCCTGGGTGGCTCGCGGCGAGCAGATGGCGTCTAAAGCGCGCAATACCCCATATGAAGGGATGGATATGCCGGTGAAAGTCAGTACCACGATTTTACGCGGCAAAGTCACCTGCCGTGATGGCAACGCTGTCACCTCTGCAATGTCCCCGAGCAACGCTTAA